In Armatimonadota bacterium, a single genomic region encodes these proteins:
- a CDS encoding Gfo/Idh/MocA family oxidoreductase, giving the protein MSIKLGWAGVGHIHTPGFSGEVLKRGIECAGVYDHDSERAKKNAENLKGPVQSLAELAGNDAVTGYVVTSETVHHLEIVSALAKTGKPIFIEKPVGFDAAQSKELLKVLTENRNMFSTGYFSRGGAGVQTLKKLVDEGHFGTITRVRASNCHSGALGGWFDTDWRWMADKSRAGVGAFGDLGTHVLDLVLWMFGPIRSVTGAFSNGTARYEGCEELGEAMLKFTNGIIGTMAAGWNDVADPYRLMVMGTKGYATLGAELKVAGEDGKLAVYESLEPAKPAGFNGWLDALEGKPADLVTPREATNRDVVMSAIYQGAEQDKWVDISSSWH; this is encoded by the coding sequence ATGAGCATCAAATTAGGCTGGGCCGGAGTTGGCCACATTCACACCCCAGGTTTCTCAGGCGAGGTCCTGAAGCGAGGAATCGAGTGTGCAGGAGTTTATGATCATGACTCCGAACGGGCGAAGAAGAACGCCGAGAACTTGAAGGGGCCGGTTCAGTCACTTGCCGAGTTAGCCGGGAACGACGCCGTAACTGGTTACGTCGTGACCAGTGAAACAGTCCACCACTTGGAGATCGTTTCTGCGCTGGCCAAAACGGGCAAGCCCATCTTTATCGAAAAGCCAGTTGGCTTTGATGCGGCTCAGTCTAAAGAGTTATTGAAAGTACTGACAGAGAACAGAAACATGTTTTCCACCGGCTACTTCTCGCGAGGTGGTGCTGGGGTGCAGACGCTGAAGAAACTGGTTGACGAAGGGCACTTTGGAACCATCACCCGTGTCCGGGCCAGCAACTGCCACTCCGGCGCGCTTGGCGGATGGTTTGACACAGACTGGCGATGGATGGCGGATAAATCCCGTGCCGGAGTCGGAGCTTTCGGTGACTTGGGAACCCACGTCCTCGATCTCGTCCTTTGGATGTTTGGGCCTATTCGATCTGTTACTGGAGCATTCTCGAACGGCACAGCCCGGTACGAAGGGTGCGAAGAGCTCGGAGAAGCGATGCTCAAGTTCACCAACGGCATTATCGGCACCATGGCTGCAGGTTGGAACGATGTCGCCGACCCTTACCGGTTGATGGTCATGGGAACGAAGGGCTACGCGACGCTTGGTGCTGAGTTGAAGGTTGCAGGTGAAGACGGCAAGCTTGCGGTTTACGAGAGTTTAGAACCCGCCAAGCCCGCTGGATTCAACGGCTGGCTCGATGCCCTCGAAGGAAAGCCCGCTGATCTCGTTACGCCTCGGGAGGCGACGAATCGAGATGTCGTGATGTCGGCGATTTATCAAGGTGCAGAGCAAGACAAATGGGTCGATATCTCATCCTCTTGGCACTGA
- a CDS encoding aminopeptidase: MLDPRITRLAELLCDHSTRLNSDDSVLVHAFDIPEEAVAEIVRVAQSRGAKVAVRLESNLVKRQLLHGMTEANAKTIATIEKYEMEQMTAYIALRGTHNYAETADVPGDIMKMWQKEYTTPVVFGVRVPNTKWVALRWPTPGMAQQASMSTPAFEKFYFDVCTLDYAKMAAATKPLEELMARTDRVRIIGPGTDLSFSIKGIGAVGCAGEANIPDGECFTAPVQGSMNGTVQYNTVSLYQGTEFKDIFFRVENGRIVEATAGANTAKLNEILDTDEGARCFGEWAIGFNPYVLEPMKDTLFDEKIAGSFHLTPGNAYDPPGGNGNVSSIHWDIVCIQRPEYGGGEIWFDDVLIRKDGLFVLDELKGLNPDNF; encoded by the coding sequence ATGCTTGACCCGCGTATCACACGCCTCGCCGAGTTGCTCTGTGACCACTCAACACGGCTTAACTCAGACGACTCTGTCCTCGTCCACGCATTTGATATTCCCGAGGAGGCCGTCGCCGAAATCGTCCGAGTTGCTCAATCCCGCGGAGCCAAGGTCGCGGTTCGGCTTGAAAGCAATCTGGTCAAGCGTCAGCTTTTGCACGGCATGACCGAGGCTAATGCGAAGACCATTGCCACGATCGAAAAGTACGAGATGGAGCAGATGACGGCTTACATCGCGTTGCGGGGAACTCATAACTACGCTGAAACCGCCGACGTCCCCGGCGATATTATGAAGATGTGGCAGAAGGAATACACGACGCCGGTCGTCTTCGGAGTCCGGGTTCCGAATACCAAGTGGGTCGCCCTCCGATGGCCGACTCCCGGAATGGCTCAACAGGCCAGCATGAGCACACCGGCGTTCGAGAAGTTTTACTTCGATGTGTGCACATTGGATTACGCAAAAATGGCGGCAGCGACCAAGCCGCTCGAAGAATTGATGGCTCGAACGGATCGGGTTCGGATCATTGGCCCTGGAACCGACCTCTCGTTCAGCATCAAAGGCATCGGCGCCGTCGGATGCGCTGGCGAAGCGAATATCCCCGATGGTGAGTGCTTCACTGCCCCCGTCCAAGGCTCTATGAACGGAACGGTTCAGTACAACACAGTCTCGCTCTACCAAGGAACCGAGTTCAAGGACATCTTTTTCCGTGTCGAGAACGGCCGCATTGTTGAAGCAACCGCCGGAGCAAACACCGCCAAGCTCAACGAAATTCTGGATACCGATGAAGGAGCGCGTTGCTTCGGAGAATGGGCCATCGGCTTCAATCCCTATGTTCTCGAACCCATGAAGGACACTCTCTTTGACGAGAAAATCGCCGGCTCCTTCCACCTCACCCCCGGCAACGCCTACGACCCGCCCGGAGGAAACGGGAACGTCAGCTCGATTCACTGGGACATCGTCTGCATCCAACGTCCGGAGTACGGCGGCGGTGAGATCTGGTTCGACGACGTGCTCATCCGAAAGGATGGTCTTTTTGTGCTGGATGAGCTGAAGGGCCTGAATCCAGACAACTTCTGA
- a CDS encoding bifunctional riboflavin kinase/FAD synthetase, whose translation MQVHFGIELLRPEWTRAVVCIGTFDGVHLGHQAVISEAVARAGREELPSIVVTFDRHPSVVLNPSKAPKAIASLKMNLEHFQGLGVGLTVVLPFNAWLSRMSADEFFRTILVEKLRASTVVVGHDFAMGNGREGTLTWLSERMDTDVVPAFSVGEERVSSSLIRAAVSSGDLEKANAMLGRGFEIQGFVDHGQKLGRTLGFPTANIARSFDQVLPADGVYAARIMFDGQSFNAALAIGTRPAAGGGPRSIEAFLLDYPGASLYGKHVRLRLEHFLRPELNFPSLDSLKEQMAKDVESVRALLA comes from the coding sequence ATGCAAGTTCATTTCGGAATCGAGCTATTGCGCCCCGAATGGACTCGTGCAGTTGTCTGTATTGGAACATTCGATGGGGTCCACTTGGGTCATCAAGCTGTCATCTCCGAGGCCGTCGCTCGGGCTGGACGCGAGGAGTTACCGTCCATTGTTGTGACATTTGACCGACACCCATCGGTTGTACTTAACCCATCAAAGGCACCGAAAGCCATCGCCTCTCTCAAGATGAACCTTGAGCACTTTCAGGGACTCGGCGTAGGGTTAACGGTTGTTCTGCCGTTCAACGCGTGGCTGAGCCGGATGAGTGCTGACGAGTTTTTCAGGACAATTCTGGTTGAAAAGCTTAGGGCTTCTACGGTTGTGGTCGGCCACGATTTTGCGATGGGGAACGGGCGCGAAGGCACTCTTACTTGGCTCTCGGAGCGGATGGATACAGACGTAGTGCCCGCCTTTTCAGTGGGCGAAGAACGGGTGTCTTCCTCGCTGATCCGGGCTGCCGTCTCTTCAGGTGATCTCGAGAAAGCCAACGCAATGCTCGGACGCGGATTTGAGATACAGGGATTTGTCGATCACGGTCAAAAGCTAGGACGAACCCTAGGATTCCCCACCGCCAACATCGCCCGGTCCTTCGATCAAGTCTTGCCTGCTGACGGCGTTTACGCCGCTCGGATCATGTTTGATGGGCAATCGTTCAACGCCGCGCTCGCCATAGGCACGCGACCTGCTGCTGGCGGCGGGCCTCGCTCGATTGAAGCCTTCCTACTCGATTATCCTGGCGCCTCGCTGTACGGCAAACATGTTCGTTTGCGGCTGGAACACTTCCTACGACCCGAGCTTAACTTCCCTTCCCTCGATTCGCTGAAAGAGCAAATGGCGAAGGATGTCGAATCTGTCCGCGCACTTTTGGCGTAA
- the csrA gene encoding carbon storage regulator CsrA has product MLVLTRKVNQTIVIGDGIEVVVLEVRGEQVRLGIRAPRDVTVHRKEIFEQIAEENRGAADVRPEDLPG; this is encoded by the coding sequence ATGCTGGTCCTCACCAGAAAAGTAAATCAGACAATCGTCATCGGAGATGGAATCGAGGTCGTCGTCCTTGAAGTGCGCGGAGAGCAAGTCCGACTAGGTATCCGTGCGCCCCGAGACGTCACCGTCCACCGAAAAGAGATTTTCGAGCAAATTGCAGAGGAGAATCGCGGCGCCGCCGATGTCCGACCCGAAGACCTCCCCGGCTAG
- a CDS encoding flagellar assembly protein FliW yields MILTHTRFGSIEFSPSDVITLEGGLIGFGESTEFLMVPSKPGSPFSWLQSAQDSSLAFLIADPAAFFDDYDPEVSDFDANQLGLMSGADFGIFVTSAIPVGEPKKATANLAAPILINLDTKRGKQVVLDNEAYTMRHPIFSEQSAPAQKLAA; encoded by the coding sequence ATGATCCTTACCCATACTCGTTTCGGCAGCATCGAATTTTCACCTTCCGACGTCATCACCCTTGAGGGGGGATTGATCGGCTTTGGCGAATCAACAGAGTTTCTGATGGTTCCGAGCAAGCCCGGAAGTCCATTCAGCTGGCTCCAGTCGGCTCAAGACTCTTCGCTCGCTTTCCTGATCGCGGATCCTGCTGCGTTCTTTGATGACTACGATCCCGAGGTCAGCGACTTTGACGCTAATCAGCTCGGACTCATGAGCGGTGCAGACTTCGGGATTTTTGTCACTTCTGCAATTCCCGTCGGGGAACCGAAAAAGGCAACCGCAAACCTTGCTGCGCCAATCTTGATCAATTTGGATACAAAACGAGGAAAACAGGTCGTTTTGGACAATGAAGCGTATACTATGCGACATCCGATCTTTTCGGAGCAGTCTGCGCCTGCACAAAAGTTGGCGGCATAG
- the flgL gene encoding flagellar hook-associated protein FlgL, whose product MRVSTNYQFETMRSKMNTAGDNYRVAQQRVSSGKRINTLSDDPRGLSDVLTMRGVKASIEQYKTNLNRAETWLKTSESSLSEVGNLLNRANSLAVSGATATTSIDARRAMAAEVQTIRDQVLSLANSKGPTGGYLFSGTATDTQPFNITTTGITYKGNSGTMKVEASASDSITINADAQQLFTTLYTTLDQLKTNLEGGSTSTISDVSIKAVQDGISQLNNLRGDVGTRAKSVESFQNDHSRRIEELTSSISDIEDVDLSQAIMEYKSAETAYQASLQVMSQGFGLSLLNYLK is encoded by the coding sequence ATGCGAGTAAGCACGAACTATCAATTTGAGACGATGCGTAGCAAGATGAACACTGCGGGCGATAACTACCGTGTTGCTCAGCAGCGCGTGAGTTCAGGCAAGCGCATCAATACGTTGAGCGACGATCCTCGAGGACTAAGCGACGTGCTAACAATGCGCGGCGTCAAGGCATCGATCGAACAGTACAAGACCAACTTAAACCGAGCCGAGACTTGGCTCAAGACCAGCGAAAGCTCGCTAAGTGAAGTTGGAAATCTGTTGAACCGCGCTAACTCTTTGGCCGTTTCTGGTGCAACGGCAACGACATCCATCGATGCTCGTCGGGCGATGGCGGCGGAAGTCCAAACGATTCGCGATCAAGTTCTCAGCCTTGCGAACAGCAAGGGGCCGACTGGTGGCTACTTATTCTCAGGGACGGCGACCGACACCCAGCCATTCAACATCACCACAACTGGCATTACCTACAAGGGCAACTCAGGAACGATGAAGGTTGAGGCAAGCGCAAGCGACTCGATCACAATCAATGCCGACGCTCAACAGCTTTTCACAACCCTCTACACAACGCTTGATCAGCTAAAAACCAATCTCGAAGGCGGAAGCACTTCGACCATTAGCGACGTGAGTATCAAGGCCGTCCAAGACGGCATCTCGCAACTCAACAATCTCCGAGGAGATGTTGGAACGCGGGCAAAAAGTGTTGAGTCCTTCCAAAACGACCATTCGCGTCGAATTGAAGAACTCACAAGCAGCATCTCCGACATCGAAGATGTGGACCTTTCTCAGGCGATCATGGAGTATAAGAGCGCCGAAACTGCCTACCAGGCATCCCTTCAAGTCATGAGCCAAGGATTTGGGCTCAGCTTGTTGAACTACCTCAAATAG
- the flgK gene encoding flagellar hook-associated protein FlgK, producing MPSPFQGIETSRRALNAFQRSLDTTGHNIANVNTQGYSRQRAELAVGIPNTYSAGRNINLGSGVNLVQISRARDTFLESRRQDINGDQGRSEAGLSLLERVQSSFLDVSGKGISSALDSFYNSWSSLANDPSSTTNRQAVIASARDLSTKVRTAYSDLKAVSDSQTKGVTDTITQIQSYADQIGKLNSDIRANIAGGGLPNDLMDQRDQAVAELSKLVNIDTNLSSDNSLSVFVGSLPLVDQVGARQFPTNFNASTSTVNDGGATNWPISGGVLKGQFDGLGDVAQYMTQLDSLANTIRSQVNSLHQSGVTNSGAAGGFFFSDNATTPILGAANLYVDSAVETNPALLVTGTTSAAGDGTIATAMSKLRDQTVAGLGGQSTRGYFSTLLATVGRDIATAKNDRDTAYALGEQVESQVQDVSGVNLDDELANLQQFQRSYQASAKVLSVMDETLSDLINMLKR from the coding sequence ATGCCAAGTCCATTTCAGGGGATCGAAACTTCGAGACGCGCGCTTAATGCTTTCCAGCGCTCTCTCGATACGACCGGTCACAACATTGCTAACGTCAATACGCAGGGCTATTCGCGTCAGCGAGCGGAGCTTGCGGTTGGCATTCCGAACACCTACAGTGCCGGGCGAAACATTAATCTAGGATCCGGGGTCAATCTTGTTCAAATTAGCCGGGCAAGAGATACCTTCTTAGAGTCACGCCGGCAGGACATCAACGGCGATCAAGGCCGATCCGAAGCAGGACTCAGTTTGCTCGAAAGAGTCCAGTCATCGTTTTTGGATGTTTCCGGCAAAGGCATCAGCTCCGCGTTGGATTCATTTTACAACTCGTGGTCATCGCTCGCAAACGATCCCTCGTCCACAACAAATCGGCAAGCCGTTATTGCTTCAGCCCGGGACCTCTCGACAAAAGTCAGAACGGCGTACAGCGACCTCAAAGCCGTTTCAGATTCTCAGACTAAGGGAGTCACCGATACAATTACTCAGATTCAAAGTTACGCTGATCAGATCGGCAAGCTCAACTCTGACATCCGAGCCAATATCGCTGGAGGTGGGCTTCCCAACGACCTAATGGATCAACGAGATCAGGCGGTAGCCGAACTCTCAAAGCTCGTCAACATCGACACCAATCTGAGTAGCGACAATAGCCTTTCGGTGTTTGTCGGAAGCTTGCCGCTCGTCGATCAAGTCGGTGCGCGGCAGTTCCCAACAAACTTTAACGCTTCGACGAGCACTGTGAATGATGGCGGTGCGACAAATTGGCCCATCTCGGGGGGAGTCCTCAAAGGTCAGTTCGATGGTCTGGGTGATGTTGCACAGTACATGACCCAGCTTGATAGCCTGGCAAACACAATTCGTTCCCAAGTAAACAGTCTCCACCAAAGTGGTGTCACAAACTCCGGGGCGGCCGGGGGATTCTTCTTTTCCGACAACGCCACGACCCCGATCCTCGGGGCTGCGAATCTCTACGTCGATTCTGCAGTAGAGACGAATCCAGCCCTGCTTGTCACCGGTACCACCAGCGCGGCTGGCGATGGAACGATCGCGACTGCAATGTCTAAGCTTCGTGACCAAACCGTCGCAGGTCTTGGCGGACAGTCGACGCGCGGCTACTTTTCAACGTTGCTGGCGACGGTAGGGCGCGATATCGCCACCGCCAAGAATGATCGCGATACCGCGTACGCGCTCGGCGAACAAGTCGAGTCACAAGTTCAGGACGTCAGTGGAGTGAATCTCGACGACGAACTCGCGAATCTTCAACAGTTCCAGCGCAGCTATCAGGCATCCGCAAAGGTCTTAAGCGTGATGGATGAAACGCTCAGCGATCTCATCAATATGTTGAAACGATAA
- the flgN gene encoding flagellar export chaperone FlgN codes for MRTKTLQTTWAEWLKASDALLLTLHEQTVAVTLRDVERVERIRPELEAQLANVRTIDAKAMDEAKRLAEELGAPTPSLRGLVAVLEKDEAAIIQATANKVLVGAQRIQDVMSKNRKLIESEMTYINGTLTLIARAATEGSGPYRGRPSGSKSILVDAAA; via the coding sequence ATGAGAACAAAAACTCTACAAACCACATGGGCCGAATGGCTGAAGGCGTCCGACGCGCTTCTGCTGACGCTTCATGAGCAAACCGTCGCGGTGACATTGCGAGATGTCGAACGAGTCGAACGCATCCGACCTGAATTGGAAGCGCAACTCGCCAATGTTCGGACAATTGATGCCAAGGCAATGGATGAGGCAAAGAGGCTGGCCGAAGAGCTTGGCGCACCAACGCCAAGCCTTCGAGGTCTCGTCGCCGTTCTAGAAAAGGACGAGGCGGCAATCATACAGGCCACTGCGAACAAGGTCCTAGTGGGAGCCCAGCGGATCCAAGATGTGATGTCGAAGAACCGAAAGCTGATTGAGAGCGAGATGACATACATCAACGGCACACTCACGCTCATCGCTCGAGCAGCCACCGAAGGATCGGGGCCATATAGAGGGCGACCTTCAGGATCGAAGTCGATCTTGGTTGATGCAGCTGCTTAG
- a CDS encoding rod-binding protein, translated as MNLEITNALKPAILASKDLAKLKKASDGLEAFMFKSLIQQMGGKKGLFGSDVPGAGVYKDMFEQNLSDMLAESGQLGISKTIYRSVAPMAAQQAIKNARSNKTPESQIEKKA; from the coding sequence ATGAATCTTGAAATCACGAATGCGCTGAAACCAGCCATCCTTGCCAGCAAGGACCTCGCAAAGCTGAAGAAGGCATCTGACGGACTCGAAGCGTTCATGTTCAAGTCGCTCATCCAACAGATGGGCGGCAAGAAGGGACTGTTCGGTAGCGATGTTCCAGGTGCCGGAGTGTACAAGGACATGTTCGAACAGAATCTTTCCGACATGCTCGCTGAAAGCGGACAGCTAGGAATCAGCAAGACAATATATCGAAGCGTGGCGCCAATGGCGGCCCAACAGGCCATCAAAAACGCCCGCTCCAACAAGACCCCTGAATCACAGATCGAGAAGAAAGCATGA
- a CDS encoding flagellar basal body P-ring protein FlgI encodes MRLISSILLLAAACIGTAQNVPLVKPSGKIDEPKTSQGELDRRVKMMNLDEKNGVSVRLKDISRFRGIRGNQLMGFGLVIGLAGTGDTRRNPQAAAALSNYLKSINMDAQLSNMEPKNAAWVVVTAELPAFTTNGQQLDVTVSSAGDAQSLRGGTLLRTELYAVGDNETIYTIAQGSVSISGFGAAAGGNQSTTGFMTVGRVPNGGIVERGAPTKLVYDGKMYLELMDSDLTTASRIQEMINKKYPELNAVAENGQTISVNAPKGVNPITTMARLEEMTVNVDNAAIVIINEKSGAITIGGNVKIAPSVIAVGSISVEIQEQVSVSQPNPFSKGTTEVVANQRVNANQGEADVAVLAPNTTVADLARIFQELRLKANDIINILQLLRQQGALKARLIIQ; translated from the coding sequence ATGAGGCTCATATCATCTATTTTGCTCCTCGCTGCGGCCTGTATTGGTACGGCTCAGAACGTTCCTTTGGTCAAGCCCAGCGGCAAGATTGACGAACCGAAGACCAGCCAAGGCGAACTCGACCGTCGGGTGAAAATGATGAATCTCGACGAGAAGAACGGAGTATCCGTTCGCCTCAAGGACATCTCTCGCTTCCGGGGGATTCGGGGTAACCAGCTCATGGGATTCGGGCTCGTCATCGGCCTTGCCGGCACCGGCGACACCCGCCGAAACCCGCAAGCCGCGGCAGCTCTGTCCAACTACCTAAAGAGCATCAATATGGACGCTCAACTTTCAAACATGGAGCCGAAGAATGCGGCCTGGGTCGTTGTTACTGCCGAGCTTCCCGCCTTCACTACAAACGGTCAGCAGCTCGATGTCACCGTCTCTTCAGCAGGCGATGCTCAGAGCTTACGCGGCGGAACGTTGCTGCGAACTGAGCTCTATGCGGTTGGCGACAACGAGACGATCTACACCATCGCCCAAGGTTCGGTCAGCATCAGCGGCTTTGGAGCCGCTGCTGGAGGAAACCAGAGCACAACCGGATTCATGACCGTCGGTCGCGTCCCCAACGGCGGAATCGTCGAACGCGGGGCACCCACAAAACTCGTCTACGACGGGAAGATGTATCTCGAACTGATGGACTCCGATCTCACCACAGCAAGCCGAATTCAGGAAATGATCAACAAAAAGTATCCCGAGCTAAATGCGGTCGCCGAGAACGGACAGACAATCTCGGTCAATGCACCGAAGGGCGTAAATCCGATCACAACAATGGCTAGATTAGAGGAGATGACCGTCAACGTGGACAACGCTGCAATTGTCATCATCAACGAGAAGTCAGGTGCGATCACAATCGGCGGAAACGTAAAGATTGCCCCCAGCGTCATCGCCGTAGGTTCGATCAGCGTCGAAATTCAGGAGCAGGTCAGCGTGAGCCAGCCAAATCCCTTCTCAAAAGGCACCACAGAAGTGGTTGCAAACCAAAGGGTGAACGCAAATCAAGGTGAGGCAGACGTCGCGGTCCTGGCTCCAAACACCACAGTCGCCGACCTCGCCCGGATCTTCCAAGAGCTCCGGCTGAAGGCGAACGACATCATCAACATTCTCCAGCTCCTGCGCCAGCAGGGCGCCCTCAAAGCGAGGCTGATCATCCAATGA
- a CDS encoding flagellar basal body L-ring protein FlgH, giving the protein MKKTLLLLALLPFVAYSQQTTTTDETFGSLTPKAYKPLFQTRNARKVGDILTVIISESSNGQYQANMQNSKKDDNKVGPNNIPLANWLGVGLVNTLLSGGSTSADSQMQSQGTSSQTNKLSARMSVTIKQIMPNGVFVVEGTRAVKINRDTQQMTLTGTCRLDDIRLDNTLLSENLANAEIKSEGIGMIYQRQRRGFVTKLMDWLF; this is encoded by the coding sequence ATGAAAAAGACTCTCCTACTCTTGGCACTGCTTCCGTTCGTTGCCTACAGCCAACAAACGACAACAACAGACGAGACTTTCGGATCTCTAACTCCCAAAGCATACAAGCCTCTGTTTCAAACCCGAAACGCACGGAAGGTGGGAGACATCCTGACCGTCATCATCAGTGAGTCATCAAATGGTCAGTACCAGGCGAACATGCAGAACAGCAAGAAGGACGATAACAAAGTCGGGCCAAACAATATTCCCCTAGCCAACTGGCTCGGAGTTGGTCTGGTCAACACGCTTCTTTCTGGAGGAAGCACATCTGCTGATAGTCAAATGCAATCCCAGGGAACGTCTTCGCAGACGAATAAGCTCTCGGCCCGTATGTCAGTGACCATCAAGCAAATCATGCCGAACGGAGTGTTTGTTGTCGAGGGAACCAGGGCCGTTAAGATCAACCGCGACACCCAGCAGATGACCCTCACCGGGACGTGCCGACTCGACGATATTCGGCTGGATAACACGCTACTAAGCGAGAACCTCGCTAACGCCGAAATCAAATCCGAAGGCATCGGAATGATCTACCAGCGGCAACGACGCGGCTTTGTCACGAAGCTGATGGATTGGTTGTTCTAA
- the flgG gene encoding flagellar basal-body rod protein FlgG, with amino-acid sequence MLRSLNTSATGMVAQQLNLDVISNNLANANTTGFKHQRAEFQDLIYQTVQAGGTSIGNNQKTPGGVQYGLGATNSATANDFAQGAALNTNNSTDVMVVGEGFFQVLKPDGTFAYTRDGSFKRDATGTLVTSSGYKLQPEIVVPANTVSVSIGKAGNVEATTSDSSTPVSIGQITLAVFPNPAGLSRIGGNMWAESTASGTATIVPPETAGAGGLMAGYLEGSNVSVVEEMVRMISAQRAYEINSKAIQTSDDMLQTLNTLKR; translated from the coding sequence ATGTTAAGATCACTCAATACCTCCGCCACCGGAATGGTTGCTCAGCAACTGAACCTCGACGTCATCTCAAACAACCTCGCTAACGCCAACACCACGGGCTTTAAACATCAACGCGCCGAATTTCAGGATCTGATCTATCAAACCGTGCAAGCTGGCGGAACCTCTATTGGTAACAATCAGAAGACACCAGGCGGCGTTCAGTACGGTCTGGGTGCTACCAACTCTGCAACTGCAAACGACTTCGCGCAAGGCGCAGCTCTGAACACTAACAACTCAACCGACGTGATGGTAGTCGGCGAAGGGTTCTTCCAAGTCCTTAAGCCAGACGGCACTTTTGCTTACACCCGAGACGGAAGCTTTAAGCGAGACGCAACCGGCACGCTGGTGACAAGCAGCGGCTACAAGCTTCAACCAGAGATCGTTGTTCCGGCGAACACAGTTTCCGTAAGCATCGGCAAAGCCGGAAACGTCGAAGCGACTACATCGGATAGTAGCACACCGGTCAGCATCGGTCAAATCACGCTTGCTGTCTTCCCCAACCCAGCAGGTCTGAGCCGAATCGGCGGCAACATGTGGGCAGAGAGCACCGCTTCGGGAACCGCGACCATCGTTCCACCCGAGACCGCGGGTGCTGGCGGATTAATGGCCGGCTACCTAGAAGGTTCAAACGTTTCGGTTGTCGAGGAAATGGTCCGTATGATCTCTGCTCAACGAGCCTATGAGATCAACTCGAAGGCGATCCAAACCTCCGACGACATGCTCCAGACCCTCAACACGCTCAAGAGGTAA
- a CDS encoding flagellar hook-basal body protein, with the protein MNRGIYSSAKAMQTTTQWMDVISNNLANASTDGYKTDTIAFADVLVKNMYAHGGSGKFLGSVGNGPDAVVESTDMKLGPVRSTGNPLDIALQNPKEMLAIQADGKTQYTRDGALKVSPERFLVTQRGFQVLDDRGQPIRLGTEGLVHISPTGEVMQGTNQIAKLGVYTGTFSKEGNNLWSAPTPTRVDEPDIAIASLEGSNVDAVATMVDLIKITRHFEMSQKSIHTQDDMTAKLFEILKR; encoded by the coding sequence ATGAACCGAGGAATTTATTCGAGCGCGAAAGCGATGCAGACCACGACCCAGTGGATGGACGTGATCTCGAACAATCTGGCCAATGCATCAACGGACGGTTACAAGACCGATACCATCGCGTTTGCGGATGTGTTGGTGAAGAACATGTATGCCCATGGTGGCTCGGGCAAGTTCCTGGGAAGCGTTGGGAACGGGCCCGATGCCGTGGTCGAAAGCACTGACATGAAGCTAGGCCCTGTTCGCTCGACCGGCAACCCCCTCGATATCGCTTTGCAGAATCCGAAAGAAATGCTCGCGATTCAAGCCGACGGAAAAACGCAGTACACCCGTGACGGTGCTCTCAAGGTCAGTCCGGAAAGGTTCCTGGTGACCCAGCGCGGTTTTCAGGTTTTAGATGATCGCGGCCAGCCGATTCGGCTTGGAACCGAAGGGCTTGTTCACATTTCGCCCACTGGAGAGGTCATGCAAGGTACCAACCAAATCGCCAAGTTGGGAGTCTATACCGGAACCTTCAGTAAGGAAGGCAACAACCTCTGGTCTGCCCCTACTCCGACCCGAGTCGATGAGCCAGACATTGCTATTGCCAGTCTCGAAGGGAGCAACGTTGATGCGGTCGCCACAATGGTTGATCTCATCAAGATCACCCGCCATTTTGAGATGAGTCAGAAGTCAATCCACACCCAGGATGACATGACGGCAAAGCTCTTCGAGATTTTGAAACGCTAG